In Notolabrus celidotus isolate fNotCel1 chromosome 10, fNotCel1.pri, whole genome shotgun sequence, one DNA window encodes the following:
- the LOC117820309 gene encoding gamma-crystallin S-like: MGRIVFYEDKNFQGRRYECDSDCSDFHTYLSRCNSIRVESGAWVVYERPNFLGYQYVLIRGEYPEYHRWMGLNDRLSSCKLIHFASGSTYKMQLYEKADFSGQAYETSEDCPSLLDKFRMREFNSCKVYDGWWVFYEHPNYRGRQYFLEKGEYRKPGDWGAVSPTVQSFRRVTE; this comes from the exons ATGGGCAGG ATTGTCTTTTACGAGGATAAAAACTTCCAGGGCCGTCGCTATGAGTGCGACAGCGACTGCTCTGACTTCCACACCTACCTGAGCCGCTGCAACTCCATCCGGGTGGAGAGCGGCGCCTGGGTGGTGTACGAGAGGCCGAACTTCTTGGGCTACCAATACGTCCTGATCAGAGGAGAGTACCCCGAGTACCACCGCTGGATGGGCCTCAACGACCGCCTCAGCTCCTGCAAGTTGATCCACTTT GCCAGCGGGTCCACGTACAAGATGCAGCTGTATGAGAAGGCAGACTTCAGCGGCCAGGCCTACGAAACCTCCGAGGACTGCCCCTCTCTCCTTGACAAGTTTCGCATGAGGGAGTTCAACTCCTGCAAGGTCTACGACGGCTGGTGGGTCTTCTACGAGCACCCCAACTACCGTGGACGCCAGTACTTCCTGGAGAAAGGGGAATACCGCAAACCCGGAGACTGGGGCGCCGTCAGTCCCACCGTCCAGTCCTTCAGGCGCGTCACCGAGTGA